A genomic window from Methylorubrum extorquens includes:
- a CDS encoding DUF1963 domain-containing protein — translation MFDTPADAQAQLAQHFARPQVERVVGALVPTLVFRPLPTDKGSVGGTRIGGTPDLPPGLTWPRRAMPADAEAIAKRGNAEAGEDMRRHFRKELPYAFFAQVDLREARGQAEGPAKKPAKESAKKPTMGEGGPAAALPGHGRLLFFYDLSAGPWDNGTESARVIWDESPREGLAPQTIPSDLAAAADAHRAEIAKTNRQFKLPLPKPGSGTPYGGPARPLSLHATLRPPAIESLEMDAQPALKAALALRTEGEESFHDAYQDLFSKAFDSYHGAANAGRRNQLLGSPLPEQSDPRFEAEVVSRFGVQHLSQEEWKAHKPAIETGARAWRLLLQIDVGDFLQENGEGTVYFLIRASDLAERRFDRVVAVYQQT, via the coding sequence ATGTTCGATACGCCCGCCGACGCCCAGGCCCAACTCGCGCAGCACTTTGCGCGCCCACAGGTCGAGAGGGTGGTCGGGGCGCTGGTGCCGACCCTCGTGTTTCGTCCGCTGCCGACGGACAAGGGAAGCGTCGGCGGCACGCGGATCGGCGGGACACCGGACCTTCCGCCGGGGCTGACCTGGCCGCGCCGGGCCATGCCTGCCGATGCGGAGGCTATTGCCAAGCGCGGGAACGCAGAGGCCGGGGAGGACATGCGGCGGCACTTCCGCAAGGAGTTGCCCTACGCCTTCTTCGCGCAGGTCGATCTCCGGGAGGCGAGGGGGCAGGCCGAAGGGCCAGCCAAGAAGCCGGCCAAGGAGTCGGCCAAGAAGCCGACGATGGGAGAGGGCGGTCCCGCCGCCGCTCTGCCGGGGCACGGGCGGCTGCTGTTCTTCTACGATCTCTCTGCCGGCCCGTGGGACAACGGCACCGAATCCGCCCGCGTGATCTGGGACGAGAGCCCGCGCGAAGGCCTCGCCCCCCAGACCATACCGTCCGACCTCGCGGCGGCGGCCGATGCGCACCGGGCTGAGATCGCGAAGACAAACCGGCAGTTCAAGCTGCCCCTCCCGAAGCCCGGCTCCGGCACGCCCTATGGCGGCCCGGCCCGGCCGCTGAGCCTGCACGCCACCCTGCGCCCGCCGGCCATCGAGAGCCTGGAGATGGACGCTCAACCGGCCCTGAAGGCGGCGTTGGCGCTCCGCACCGAGGGTGAGGAGAGCTTTCACGACGCCTATCAGGACCTCTTCTCGAAGGCCTTCGACAGCTATCACGGGGCCGCCAATGCCGGGCGGCGCAACCAGCTCCTCGGCTCGCCGCTGCCGGAACAGAGCGATCCGCGCTTCGAGGCGGAGGTCGTCTCGCGCTTCGGCGTGCAGCATCTCAGCCAGGAGGAATGGAAGGCGCACAAGCCTGCAATCGAGACCGGCGCACGCGCCTGGCGCCTCCTCTTGCAGATCGATGTCGGCGATTTCCT
- a CDS encoding L,D-transpeptidase family protein: protein MRRAQVAKRTGIAAAGQGRRTDTLDLLRVRPLPGDPTRGTLIAGGVVIPCALGRSGITTQKREGDGASPRGVFRLRGGFYRPDRFPVRPVSALPLRATRRDDGWCDAPQDRRYNRPIRLPSTAASAEQLWRDDGLYDLVIDLDYNRGPIRPGRGSAIFLHIARSGYRPTEGCVALKPADLLRLLRRLGPGTRMKIGR, encoded by the coding sequence ATGCGGCGCGCTCAAGTTGCAAAGCGGACCGGGATCGCCGCGGCAGGACAGGGGAGACGGACCGACACCCTCGATCTGCTGCGGGTGCGCCCGCTGCCGGGCGATCCGACCCGCGGCACGCTGATCGCAGGCGGGGTCGTGATCCCCTGTGCCCTCGGGCGCTCCGGCATCACAACGCAGAAGCGGGAAGGGGACGGGGCCTCGCCGCGGGGTGTCTTTCGCCTGCGCGGCGGCTTCTACCGGCCCGACCGCTTCCCAGTCCGCCCCGTCAGCGCGCTCCCTCTGCGGGCCACGCGACGTGACGACGGCTGGTGCGACGCGCCTCAGGACCGCCGCTACAACCGGCCGATCCGGCTGCCGAGCACGGCGGCGAGCGCCGAGCAGCTCTGGCGCGACGACGGACTCTACGACCTCGTGATCGACCTCGATTACAACCGCGGTCCGATCCGTCCGGGCCGGGGCTCGGCGATCTTCCTGCACATCGCCCGCAGCGGCTACCGCCCGACGGAAGGCTGCGTCGCCCTGAAACCCGCAGACCTGCTGCGCCTGCTCCGCCGCCTCGGGCCGGGAACGCGGATGAAGATTGGGCGATAA
- a CDS encoding YggS family pyridoxal phosphate-dependent enzyme encodes MMDESQTPDQTLDAKPPVGEADVAAGLAEVRASIRRAAEDNERDPAGVHLVAVSKTVPAEGILPALEAGQRIFGENYVQESRAKWPALRERYPDVELHLVGPLQSNKAREAVELFDVIHALDRLSLAAALAKEIERSGRAPKLLIQVNTGGETQKAGVSPDQVDVLLSECRETHNLAIHGLMCIPPAEDPPSPHFALLARIAERHGLPILSMGMSADFPAAIQMGATHVRVGTAIFGRRTKRA; translated from the coding sequence ATGATGGATGAGAGCCAAACCCCGGATCAGACCCTCGACGCCAAGCCGCCGGTGGGTGAGGCCGATGTCGCGGCCGGGCTCGCGGAGGTCCGCGCGAGCATCCGCCGGGCCGCCGAGGACAACGAGCGCGATCCGGCCGGCGTCCACCTCGTCGCCGTCTCGAAGACGGTGCCGGCCGAGGGCATCCTGCCGGCGCTGGAGGCCGGCCAGCGGATCTTCGGTGAGAACTACGTGCAGGAATCGCGGGCCAAGTGGCCGGCGCTGCGGGAGCGCTATCCGGATGTCGAGCTGCATCTCGTCGGCCCGCTCCAGTCGAACAAGGCGCGCGAGGCGGTCGAACTGTTCGACGTGATCCACGCCCTCGACCGGCTGTCGCTCGCCGCGGCGCTCGCCAAGGAGATCGAGCGGAGCGGCCGGGCGCCCAAGCTCCTGATCCAGGTCAATACCGGCGGCGAGACGCAGAAGGCGGGCGTCTCCCCCGATCAGGTCGATGTCCTGCTCTCGGAGTGCCGCGAAACCCACAATCTCGCGATCCACGGCCTGATGTGCATCCCGCCGGCCGAAGACCCGCCCTCCCCTCATTTCGCCCTGCTGGCCCGCATTGCCGAGCGCCACGGCCTACCGATCCTGTCGATGGGCATGAGCGCGGATTTTCCGGCCGCGATCCAGATGGGCGCCACCCATGTCCGCGTCGGCACGGCCATCTTCGGCCGGCGGACGAAGCGGGCCTGA